The Streptomyces collinus DNA segment ACTTGCCGATCGCGAGGCCGACCAGATAGCTGGACGTCGGCGCCGACTGCTCGTACACCCAGGTGGTGGTGCTCGCCTTCGTCGTCCGGGTCAGCAGGCGTCCGCCCGCGACGACCGCGTACGCCGACGGCGTGGTGACCGAGAGCTGGTACGACGCCTTGTCGGCGGGCCGGTCGTTGCACGGGTACCACGACGGCGCCCCGATCGGCTGGCTGGCCACCAGCGCCCCGTCCTCCAGCTCCTCCCAGCCGAGCCCGCCCCAGGGGCTGTCGACCGGCTCGGGGTTGCCCGACCAGTGCACCTCGACCGTGAAGGGCGCCCCGGCTCGGACCGGCTTGGCGGGACGGACGCGCAGTCTGCCGCCGCGGTGCGTGTAGTGGGGCTGCCGTCCGTCGACGCGCACCCGCCCGATCTTGTAGTCGGCCAGGTTGAGCACGAACTCGCCGAGCGGGGCCCGTCCCGCTATGGCGTTGATGCGGGCCGTCCCGGACAGCCGGTTCGGGGCCGGGCGGTAGTCCAGCGCGAGCTCGTACCGGTGCACCCGGTAGCGGGGGTCGCCGTGCTCCGGGAAGTACGGGTCCGCGCCCGCCGCCTGCTGGACTGCCACTGCCGTCTGGTCTCCCTGCGCCGCGCTGCTGCCACTGCCTGCCGGTCCGTCGCCCTCCGGCTCCGAGTGGCCCGCGCTCAGGGGCGCCATGCCTCGATCGGGTTGCCGAGCCAGCGGGTGTCGTCGGGGACGGACTCCGCGGCCATGACGAGCGACGCGGGACCCAGCGTCGTCCGGGCCCCGATCGTGCTGCCGGGCAGGACGATCCCGCCAGGGCCCAGCGTCGCGCCCTCACGGAGGACCACAGTATCCGTCCGCAAGATCCGGTCGTGGAAGAGGTGGGTCTGAAGGACGCAGCCGCGGTTCACGGTGGCGGCGTCCCGGAGCGTCACCAGATCGGTCTCGGGCAGCCAGTAGCTCTCGACCCAGACGCCCTTGCCGATCCGGGCACCCAGCCCCCGCAGCCATGCCGTCATCACCGGCGTGCCCGGCACCGCGCCCGCCAGCCAGGGCACGGCGAGTACCTCGACGAAGGTGTCCGCCAGTTCGTTGCGCCACACGAAGGACGACCACAGCGGGTGCTCCCCGCTGCGGTGCCGCCCCACGAGCGCCCACTTGGCGACGATCGAGACGAGGGCCGCGCCGCCTCCCGCCGCGAGCAGCACGAGCCCCGACAGCAGGGGCGCCCAGGGCCCCAGGGCACACAGCGCGGCCATCGTCAGCACCGCCAGTCCCGCCGAGCAGAAGACCGGCACGATCCGGCACAGTTCCACCAGACCGCGTGCCCACAGCAGCCGGGCGGGCGGTGCGTAGGTACGGCTCTGGTCACCGCCGGCGGCGGCACGGGGCAGCTTGACCGGCGGCAGCCCCAGGTAGGAGGTGCCCTTCTTGGCCTTCTTGGGCGTCGCCGACAGCACACCGACCAGCCCGCCGTCCGGCACGCTCCGCCCGGGTGCCGTCATCCCCGAGTTCCCGAGGAAGGCGCGCCGCCCGATCTCGGCGCGTCCGATCCGCATCCAGCCGCCGCCGAGCTCGTACGGCGCGGTCAGGGTGTCGTCCGCCAGGAAGGCGCCCTCACCGACCGTCGTCAGGCTGGGCAGTGCCAGCACCGTCGACACCTCGGCGCCGCGCCCGATCCGCATCCCGAGCAGCCGGAGCCACACCGGTGTCACCAGCCCGGCGTACAGCGGGAACAGCGTCTCCCGCGAGCGGTCCATCAGCTGGGTGACCGTCCAGGCCTGCCATCCGATCCGGCTGTGCGTCGGGTGGGTCCCCTCACGCAGTCCGAGGCTCAGCAGCCGTACGGCGATCAGCAGCAGCACCGCGTAGGTCGCCCCGTAGGTGAGCGTGGCCGGGACGACGGCCAGGGCGGCGCCCGTGAGGACCGAGCCCGGCGTGACGAAGACCCGGGCCACGAGGAGCGCGGCCACCGCCGCCAGCACCGGCAGGGCGGTCAGCGCGAGGCCGGTGAGACCGTACAGGACGCCCCAGGACGTTCCGCGCCGCGGACGTTCCTTGGGCCAGTTGCGCTTGGCCTTGCCGAGTTTGACCGCGGGCGCGCCCGCCCACCGCTGGCCGGTGGGAATCTGCCCGGCCACCGCGGAGCCGGGCGCCACCTCGGCCCGCTTGCCCACCCGGGCTCCGGGGAAGAGCACACTGCGCGTGCCCACGACGGCGTGTGCGCCGACCTTGACCGTGCCGATCTCCAGCCGGTCGCCGTCCAGCCAGTGGCCGGACAGGTCCACCTCGGACTCCACGGCCGCGCCCCGCCCCAGTTTGAGCAGGCCGGTGACCGGCGGCAGGGAGTGCAGGTCGACGTCCGGGCCGACCTTGGCGCCGAGCGCTCGCGCGTAGCGCTGCAGCCAGGAGCCCGTCAGCGACGTCGCGCCGCTGAACTCGGCCAGCCGTTCGGCGGTCCACAGCCGCAGATGTACGCCGCCGCCGCGTGGGTACCGGCCGGGCTTGACACCGCGGAGCAGCAGTCGCGCGCCGCCGGCGGCCAGGGCGAGCCGCCCCGGCGGGCTGAAGAGGACGACGGCTCCGAGCGCGAGGAGCCACCAGGGGGCCGTGGGCAGCCATGCGTAGGCGGGCAGGAGGTTCCCGAGGACGGCCAGTGCCACGGTCCAGCGCAGGCCGAGGAGGGTGAACAGCGGGACGAGGAGCAGCGTTTGGACGATCTGGGCACGCCTCGGCACCGGGGCGATCGTGCGCCGTGCCTCGTCGTCCCGCGCGGATTTCTCCAGCCGCCGGGCCAGCTTGCGCAGCACGGGCTGCTGGTAGACGTCCAGGACGGCCGCGCCCGGGTAGCGGGTGCGCAGCCGGGTGGTGAGCTGTGCGGCGGCCAGGCTGCCGCCGCCGATCGCGAAGAAGTCGTCCAGGGCGCCGGTGACCGGGATGCCGAGCACCGCGGTCCACTGCTCGGCGAGCCAGGCCTCGGTGCCGTAGAGCTGCTCCGCAGGGCCGTCGGTCTCCAGGTCCCGCAGCGGCCAGGGCAGCGCGTTGCGGTCGACCTTGCCCGAGGTGCGGGTGGGAAGCTCTTCGACCGGGGCGAGCAACGGCACGAGGGCGGCGGGCAGTTCGGCCCGCAGTTTCTCGACGGCGGTGGCGTGGTCCCATCCGTCCTGGGTGACGACGTACCCGACGAGGAGCTGATTGCCGCTGCGAGCGGTCCGTACGGCGGCCGCCGCGCCGGCGACTCCGGGCAGGGCCTGGAGTGCGGCGTCGACCTCGCCGAGCTCGATCCGCCGTCCGCCGAGCTTGATCTGCTCGTCGGCCCGCCCGAGGAAGACCAGCCCCTCGGGCTCGGCCTTGACGAGGTCGCCGCTGCGGTACGCCCGCTCCCAGCCCAGGGGCTCCAGGGGCGCGTACTTCTCGGCGTCCTTCTCGGCATCGAGGTACCGGGCGAGACCGACCCCGCCGATGACCAGCTGTCCGCTGCCGCCCATGGGGACGGGCTCGCCGGCCTCGTCGACGACGGCCAGCTCCCAGCCGTCCAGGGGCAGCCCGATCCGGATCGGCTCCTGACCGGTCATCAGCGAGGCACAGGCCACCACGGTCGCCTCGGTGGGCCCGTAGGTGTTCCAGACCTCTCGCCCCTCGGTCACCAGCCGCTGGGCCAGCTCGGGCGGGCAGGCCTCCCCGCCGAAGATCAGCAGGCGCACGTCGTTGAGGGTCTCCGGCTCCCACAGGGCGGCGAGCGTCGGCACCGTCGAGACGACCGTGATCTCCTGCTCGACCAGCCAGGGCCCGAGGTCGGCGCCGCTCCTGACCTGCGAACGCGGCACCGGTACCAGGCAGGCGCCATACCGCCAGGCCAGCCACATCTCCTCGCAGGAGGCGTCGAACGCCACGGACAGCCCCGCCATGACCCGGTCGCCGGGCCCGATCGGTTCCTCGGTGAGGAAGAGTGCGGCCTCGGCGTCCACGAACGCGGCGGCGCTGCGGTGCGAGACGGCGACACCCTTGGGCTTCCCGGTGGAGCCGGACGTGAAGATGATCCACGCGTCGTGTCCGGCACCGGGGCGTGCGGCGGGGGCCGTACCGGGCCGGTGCACGGTGATCTGCCGCCCGGCCCCGACGACGGCCCGTACGCCCGCCTCACCGAACACCAAGTCGGCCCGCTCGTCGGGGTCTTCGGCATCGACGGGGACGTATGCGGCTCCGGTCGCGAGCACGGCGAGGACCGCGATGTAGAGCTCGTTGGTGCCGGACGGGACCCGGACTCCCACCCGGTCTCCGAGCCCGACTCCCGCGGAGGCGAGCCGCCGCCGCATCCGGTCCACCTCCACGGCCAGGGCGCGGTAGGTGAGGCAGCTCATGCCGTCGTCGAGGGCGGGCTCGTCCGGGTACGACCGCACGGAGGCCTCGAACACGTCGACGAGCGTGCGCGGTGACGCCGCCGGACGCCCCGAGAAGCGGGCCGCCTCCCCGAACTCCTGCCGGATCTCCGCGCCGAGCGTTTCGTCGAGCAGGCCGAGAGCGTCACTCTCCTGTATGGCTGCCATCCGGTCCTCGCGTCTCGATCCCGGATGACTCCGGGGCGCTGGCGGGCCCGCAGGTGTGCCTGGGGTTGTCCGGCTCCAGCTCGGTAACAAGCCGGAAATCTTAGTACGACGCTAGATTTGGGCGCTTCGGTACGCCACCGGGCACGGCCGTTCGGGGGTGGGCCGATGCCGGTCACACCGGTGCTGACCTGGGGATCTCGGGCGAACGAGACTTACCCCACAGACAAGTCGCGTCCGCCTGTCGTGGGGATACCGGAGTCGGCGAGGACTTGATGAGGGGTCAGCACGTACCTCGGCCCGGGTCAGGCCTGCTGACGCGTCACGCGGTGGCGGAGGTAGACGACTCGCGAGCTGTAGGTGCGGGTTTCGACGAGTTCGAGATCCACCCGGCGCTCGTCCCGGGGGAAGAACGGAATACCGCCGCCGACGAGCACCGGGTAGACCATCGCCCGGTATTCGTCGATCAGACCCGCCGCGGCCGCCTCGGCGGCGAGCGTCGCGCCGCCGATCGCGATCTCGCCCTCCCCCGGCTCGGCCCGCAACCGCTCGATCTCCTCCGCCACACTGCCGGAGGCCAGGCGGGCGTGGCCCTGGACCGAGGTCAGCGTGGTGGAGAACACCACTTTCGGAAGCGGCTTCCAGAGCCGGGCCCATTCGAGCATCTCTTCGTCGAGCGAGGGGTCCTGGTCGGCGGTCTCCCAGTACAGCATCGTCTCGTACAGCCGTCGTCCCAGCAGGTGGACGTCGACCTGCCGGATCTCGTCGATCCAGAAGCGGAAGACGTCGTCGCCGGGTTCCGTCCAGCCGAAGTCGCCGTCCGGCCCGACGATGTAGCCGTCAAGTGAGACGCCCATCGAATAGGTCACGCTGCGCATCAGAAATCACGACATCCTCTTCACCGTCGACGACGGACTGGGATACGGCCCGTCAGCGCCCCATGTCTACTACGAAGCGGCCGCCTGGGTTTCCCGTGCACGGCCGACCGGGTGAGCGAAGCGTCATGCGAGAAGGGTCCCACCGGCGGCTGCGAGTCGGCCGCGCCGCGGAGGACACCACGCCTGCCCCCCCCCACGGGCTGCCCGCCTGACGCGGTGTCGATCCCCGGGCTAGCGGGGGTGGGCGACCGGCGGGAGGCCTGCCCGGGCCGAGGGGTGGGCGTGGGCGGCTTGCAGGAACCGGGCGGCGCCGCGGACGGCCGCTGTGTGCGGGGCCGGGACGATGCGCAGCGGTGCCTTCAGGCGCGCGGTGAGGGGATGGGTGATGTCGGGGCGCAGGGCTCCCCCGCCGGCCACGAGGATGCCGCGCCGCAGGGCGCCGGCGGTGAGCGAGGTGCGGTCGTGGCGGCGGATCGCGGTCAGCATCGCGACCACCGCTTCGACGATCTGCTCGGGCGCGGTCGCCCCGTCGAGGTCGCTGGTTCCCAGAGCAGTGCGGTGCGCGTCGGTGACGGCGCCGTCGCACAGCAGCACCACCTCGGTCAGATGGGCGCCGATGTCCACCACCACCAGCGGCCGGGACATGTCCGCGTCCGCGGCCAGGGCGATGCACCGGGCACTGGGAACGGTCAGGACGCTGCGGGGCCGCAGCACCTCCACCGCGGCACGGGCCCGGGCCCGGTAGGAGACGCCGTCCAGGACCGGAGTGGTCACGATGACCATGGGGCGGGTGAAGCGGGGCAGCCGGTTGCCGAGCAGGCGCCGGAGCATCCGGGAACACCCCGGGGTGTCGATGATGGTGCCCCGCTGGACGGGGTGGACCGCGCCGGCCCCGGGGAAGGTGACCGTGGGCACGTCGACGACCGTGCCCTTGCCGGCGAGCCAGACGCGGGTGCGGGCGCTGCCCATGTCCAGGGCGATGCCGCAGCACCGCCGGCACAGGGGCCACGGCCGGTGACGGGCCGGGGCACCGGACAGGTCCTGGGCGCCGGTCACGGCTGCGCCTCCTTGACCTGCTGGCAGCGGGCGCAGTAGCGGGCCTGCGGCACGATCATGAGCCGTTCGCGTTCGATCGGGCGCCGGCACAGATGGCAGGCGCCGTACGCGCCTTCGTCCATGCGGGTGAGGGCCGCTTCGACGTCGGTGAGGACCATGCGGGCGGAGGCGGCGAGTTTGACGCGGACCTCGGTCTGCGCGGCGGCCCGCTGCCGGAGCCGGTCCTCGGCCCGGGAGGTGACCGGCCCGCCGAGCAGGCGCAGTTGCTCCTGACGGAAGAGGCGCTGCTCATGGAGGTTCTCGCGCAGCGCGGCGAGTTCCTCGGCCGACAGGTGCGTCGTGCTCTCTGCGACGGTCTGGTGGTTCACCACGTCACCCCTTTGCGGCAGGGCGTAGGAGGTCGGTAGGGGCGGGGTCACGCCGTGCGGCGCCGGCAGGCGACGCAGTGGCGGGTGTAGGGCAGGATTTCGAGCCGTTCCGCGGGAACGGGCTTCGCGCAGCCCACGCAGATGCCGTAGGTGCCGTCGTCGATGCGGGTGAAGGCTTCGTCGATCTCTTTCAGCACCCCCTCCATCGCGGTCTTCTGCGCGGACAGCAGGTGATCGTCCGAGCCGCGCTCGGTCTCGTCGAGGGCACGCAGCTGTGCCAGCCGGGAGGCGCGGGCGTGTTCCAGGCGCCGGCGGGCCTCGTGCGGGTGGGGCTCGGCCCGGGTGACGTCGAGCGACATGGTCGGTCCTTTCTCGGTGGCGGAAGGCGGGTGCGCGGGTCGGTCATGCGCGGCGGGCGGCCCGGCGACGTGGCCGGGCCGCCGGTCCGCTGCCGGGTGGTCGTGTGAGCTCCAGCCTGGCCCGGTCCGCGGCGGATACCCATCGGGCGCGGGCCCCATTTGCACCGGTGCGAGGGACCCATGCGGCCGGGCCATGGGTGGTGCGCGCCCGGGGAAATGGGGGCCAGGTCCCATATACGTGGCGCGTGGGAAGGGGCAGCCTGAGCGCAGGCTTGCTCGAGCGCCCGGACCGCGAACGCGGTGGGCTCCGCGATGCCCGACAGTGGAGGTGAGACAGAGTTCGTAGAAGGGGAGGCGCAGGGACGGTGTCCTTGTTCTGGCGGATCTTCGCGCTCAACGCCGTGGTGCTGGGCGCGGCCACGGCCCTGCTGCTGTGGGCACCGGTGACCGTCTCGGTGCCGGTGCTGCTGACCGAGGCGGTGATCCTGGTCGGCGGCCTGGCCGTGATGCTCGTCGCGAACGCCGCGCTGCTGAGGCTCGGCCTGGCCCCGCTGGACCGGCTCACGAAGCTGATGACCACCGTGGACCTGCTGCGCCCCGGCCAGCGCCTGCCCGCTTCCGGGGCCGGCGGGGTCGCCGAGCTGATCCGTACCTTCAACGCCATGCTGGAGCGGCTGGAGCAGGAGCGGGCCGCCAGCAGCGCCCGGGCCCTGCTGGCCCAGGAGTCGGAACGCCGTCGCATCGCCCAGGAACTGCACGACGAGGTCGGCCAGAGCATGACCGCGATCCTGCTGGGGCTCAAGCGCTCCGCGGACGACGTACCGGAGCCGCAGCGCAGGGAGTTGCAGGAACTGCAGGAGATCACCCGGGCGAGCCTGGACGAGGTGCGCCGCCTGGTGCGAAGGCTGCGGCCCGGCGTGCTGGACGATCTGGGCCTGGTCAGCGCGCTGACCTCGCTCAGCGAGGACTTCGCCACCCATACCGGGCTGCTGGTCACGCGCCGCTTCGACACCGACCTGCCCCCGCTGGCACCGGAGACGGAGCTGGTCCTCTACCGCGTCGCGCAGGAGTCGCTGACCAACGTCGCCCGCCACGCGGACGCCGGGCGGGTCACCGTCGCGCTGCGCCGCGCCGAGGACGGCGTGGTGCTGACCGTGACCGACGACGGCAGCGGCATCGAGGCACCCCGCGAGGGCGCCGGCATCCGCGGCATGCGCGAGCGGGCCCTGCTCGTCGGGGGCAGCCTCGACATCACCCCGGCACCCCGGGCCGGCACCCGGGTCCAGCTCACCGCGCCGCTCGCAAGGAAGCAGCTCTGACGATGCCCGACACGGCCCCGCCCGCTCCGACGGGTTCCAGCACGATCCGTATCCTGCTCGCCGACGACCACGCGCTGGTCCGTCGCGGCGTGCGGCTCATCCTCGACCAGCAACCGGACCTCGAAGTGGTCGCCGAGGCCGGTGACGGGGCCGAGGCCATCGAGCTGGCCCGCACCCGCGACGTCGACCTGGCCGTGCTCGACATCGCCATGCCGCGCCTGACCGGTCTGCAGGCCGCCCGCGAACTGGCAGCCGTGAGGCCCGGCTTGCGGATCCTGATGCTCACCATGCACGACAACGAGCAGTACTTCTTCCAGGCTTTGAAGGCCGGTGCGAGCGGCTACGTTCTGAAGTCGGTGGCCGACCGGGACCTGGTCGCCGCCTGCCGGGCCGCCATGCGGGACGAACCCTTCCTGTATCCCGGCGCGGTCACCGCCCTGATCCGCAACTACCTGGACCGGGCCCGCCGCGGCCAGGAGGACCCGGACCAGATCCTCACGCCCCGCGAGGAGGAGGTCCTCAAGCTGGTCGCCGAGGGCCACTCGTCCAAGGAGATCGCCGACCTGCTGTTCATCAGCATCAAGACCGTCCAGCGCCACCGCGCCAACCTGCTGCAGAAACTCGGCCTGCGCGACCGTCTCGACCTCACCCGTTACGCGATCCGCGCCGGACTGATCGAGCCCTGACCGAAGTCCGGCCCGGCCGGCAGCGCCACGATGAGAGGGGGAACGGTGCCTCACAGCGCGCCCACGGCGCCCGGCGTCGGCAGCACCCGATCCCGCTCCCGGATCGCGGCGCTGCCGGCGGTCCTCCTCCTCGCGGTGCTCGCCGCACTCGGCATCGCCGCCCCGTCGCCCGGCACAGCGGGCACGGGGGCGGCGGCAGCGCCCGCGGCGGCGGCCCCTCACCGGTACGACGAGAAGCGCGCCGACGTCGGATGTGACGCCGTCTGCGTCATCCGGGCGGCCATCCGCCACGAGCAGCACGGCGAGCACCCGGGCCCGCGCGGACACCTCGGCGTCTGCGGCCGGAGCGCCGACGTCACCCCCAGCCGTGTTCCGGGCCCACCGCAGGCTCCGAGCCGGCACCTGCCCTCCTCGCAGCCGCCCGCGGACCAGGAGCAGGGGCGCTCGCCCCCGGTGTCCTCCGGCACCTGACGCCCCGTTCCCTTCACATCCCGACCCGCCCCGCCGCGGCCCGCGCCGGCCGCTGCCGAGGTGTGCCTGCCGGAGGTTCCCGTTGAACCGTTCCCTGCGTGTGAGAGCGCTGCTCGCCCTCGCCGTGCTCGCCCTGTCCCTGTACGTCGCCGCCACCGTGCCGGTCCGTCTCGGGCTTGACCTGCGCGGCGGGACACAGATCGTGCTGGAGACCCGCTCCACCCCCACGGCCGACGCCGACAGCGCGGCCACCGACCGCACCCTGGAGGTGCTGCGCGGCCGTATCGATGCGCTCGGCGTCGCCGAACCCACCCTGGTGCGCTCCGGCGATCACCGGATCATCGTCGAACTGCCCGGTGTGCAGGACCCGAAGAAGGCCGCCGATGTCCTGGGCCGAACCGCGCAGCTCACTTTCCACCCCGTGCTCGGCGCCGCCCGGGACGGCGACGAGACGTCCCGGCCGCTGCCGAAGCGGCCCGGGCAGCGCGTCCTGCCCGACGAGTCCGGCACTCCGCTGCGCCTCGGACCCGCCTTGCTGACCGGCGAGGACGTCAAGGAGGCCGCCGCCCGGTTCGACCAGCAGGGCGGCGCCGGATGGCACGTCACCGTCGGCTTCGAGGGCGCCGGCCGGGACGGCTGGGCCCGCCTGACCGGCGAGGCCGCCTGCAAGGCGCCGGGCGATGCGGCGCGGCGGGTCGCCATCGTCCTCGACGACAAGGTCATCTCCTCCCCTCAGGTCGATCCGTCCATCGCCTGCGGGGCCGGCATCCGCGACGGCGCCACCCGGATCACGGGCTCCTTCAGCCCCGAGGAGGCCCGCGAACTCTCGCTGCTCATCAACGGCGGCGCCCTGCCCGTGCCCGTCGAGACCGTCGAGCAGCGCACGGTCGGCCCCACCCTCGGCGCGCAGGCCATCACCGCCAGTGCCTGGGCGGCCGTCATCGGCACCGCGCTGACCTCGCTGTTCATCATCGTGGTCTACCGGCTGCTGGGCGCCCTGGCCGCCCTGGCGCTGGCCTGCTACGGCCTGGTCTCCTACGCCGCCCTGGCCGCCCTCGGGGCCACGCTGACCCTGCCGGGCCTGGCCGGTTTCGTCCTGGCCATCGGCATGGCCGTGGACGCCAACGTGCTGGTCTTCGAGCGGGCGCGCGAGGAGTACGCGGCACGCCGCCGGCCCAGCATCCGCTCGGCGCTCACGGCCGGCTTCCGCAACGCCTTCAGCGCGATCGCCGACTCCAACATCACCACCCTGATCGCGGCCGCCCTGCTGTTCTTCCTGGCTTCGGGGCCGGTGCGCGGCTTCGGCGTCACCCTCGGCATCGGTGTGCTCGCCTCCATGTTCAGCGCCCTGGTCATCAGCCGGGTGCTCGCCGAGTTCGCCGCGAGCCGACCGGGCGTACGCCGCCGCCCCCGTCTCACCGGCATCGCCACCACCGGCGCGGTCCGCGAGCGCCTCACCCGCCGCAACCCGCTCCTGATGCGCCGGCCGCGGCGCTGGCTGGCCACTTCGGCGGCCGTGCTCGTGCTGGCCGGCTCGGGTCTTGCGGTGCGGGGCGTCGACCTGGGCGTGGAGTTCACCGGAGGCCGCCTCATCGAGTACTCCACCAGCAGCCCGGTCGATCCCGGCCGGGTCCGGAGCGCCCTGGCCGACGCCGGGTTCCCCCGCGCGGTGGTGCAGTCGTCGGGCGACGCGGGTCTGACGGTGCGTACCGATCCCCTGACCGACGCCGAAGAGGGGGAGGTCACGGGCACCCTCCGCGAGGTCGCCGGACCGGCGGACAAGGTGCGCGACGAACTGATCGGCCCCAGCCTCGGCGAGGAGCTGCGTCAAGGCGCGCTGATCGCGCTCGCCGTGGCCCTGGGGGCCCAGTTCGTCTATCTCGCGGCGCGCTTCCGCTGGGTGCTGGGTTCCGCCGCGGTCGTCGCCCTCGTCCACGACGTGGTCATCCTGCTCGGGGTCTTCGCCTG contains these protein-coding regions:
- a CDS encoding Pls/PosA family non-ribosomal peptide synthetase, with product MAAIQESDALGLLDETLGAEIRQEFGEAARFSGRPAASPRTLVDVFEASVRSYPDEPALDDGMSCLTYRALAVEVDRMRRRLASAGVGLGDRVGVRVPSGTNELYIAVLAVLATGAAYVPVDAEDPDERADLVFGEAGVRAVVGAGRQITVHRPGTAPAARPGAGHDAWIIFTSGSTGKPKGVAVSHRSAAAFVDAEAALFLTEEPIGPGDRVMAGLSVAFDASCEEMWLAWRYGACLVPVPRSQVRSGADLGPWLVEQEITVVSTVPTLAALWEPETLNDVRLLIFGGEACPPELAQRLVTEGREVWNTYGPTEATVVACASLMTGQEPIRIGLPLDGWELAVVDEAGEPVPMGGSGQLVIGGVGLARYLDAEKDAEKYAPLEPLGWERAYRSGDLVKAEPEGLVFLGRADEQIKLGGRRIELGEVDAALQALPGVAGAAAAVRTARSGNQLLVGYVVTQDGWDHATAVEKLRAELPAALVPLLAPVEELPTRTSGKVDRNALPWPLRDLETDGPAEQLYGTEAWLAEQWTAVLGIPVTGALDDFFAIGGGSLAAAQLTTRLRTRYPGAAVLDVYQQPVLRKLARRLEKSARDDEARRTIAPVPRRAQIVQTLLLVPLFTLLGLRWTVALAVLGNLLPAYAWLPTAPWWLLALGAVVLFSPPGRLALAAGGARLLLRGVKPGRYPRGGGVHLRLWTAERLAEFSGATSLTGSWLQRYARALGAKVGPDVDLHSLPPVTGLLKLGRGAAVESEVDLSGHWLDGDRLEIGTVKVGAHAVVGTRSVLFPGARVGKRAEVAPGSAVAGQIPTGQRWAGAPAVKLGKAKRNWPKERPRRGTSWGVLYGLTGLALTALPVLAAVAALLVARVFVTPGSVLTGAALAVVPATLTYGATYAVLLLIAVRLLSLGLREGTHPTHSRIGWQAWTVTQLMDRSRETLFPLYAGLVTPVWLRLLGMRIGRGAEVSTVLALPSLTTVGEGAFLADDTLTAPYELGGGWMRIGRAEIGRRAFLGNSGMTAPGRSVPDGGLVGVLSATPKKAKKGTSYLGLPPVKLPRAAAGGDQSRTYAPPARLLWARGLVELCRIVPVFCSAGLAVLTMAALCALGPWAPLLSGLVLLAAGGGAALVSIVAKWALVGRHRSGEHPLWSSFVWRNELADTFVEVLAVPWLAGAVPGTPVMTAWLRGLGARIGKGVWVESYWLPETDLVTLRDAATVNRGCVLQTHLFHDRILRTDTVVLREGATLGPGGIVLPGSTIGARTTLGPASLVMAAESVPDDTRWLGNPIEAWRP
- a CDS encoding TraR/DksA family transcriptional regulator: MSLDVTRAEPHPHEARRRLEHARASRLAQLRALDETERGSDDHLLSAQKTAMEGVLKEIDEAFTRIDDGTYGICVGCAKPVPAERLEILPYTRHCVACRRRTA
- a CDS encoding rod shape-determining protein yields the protein MTGAQDLSGAPARHRPWPLCRRCCGIALDMGSARTRVWLAGKGTVVDVPTVTFPGAGAVHPVQRGTIIDTPGCSRMLRRLLGNRLPRFTRPMVIVTTPVLDGVSYRARARAAVEVLRPRSVLTVPSARCIALAADADMSRPLVVVDIGAHLTEVVLLCDGAVTDAHRTALGTSDLDGATAPEQIVEAVVAMLTAIRRHDRTSLTAGALRRGILVAGGGALRPDITHPLTARLKAPLRIVPAPHTAAVRGAARFLQAAHAHPSARAGLPPVAHPR
- a CDS encoding dihydrofolate reductase family protein, whose amino-acid sequence is MRSVTYSMGVSLDGYIVGPDGDFGWTEPGDDVFRFWIDEIRQVDVHLLGRRLYETMLYWETADQDPSLDEEMLEWARLWKPLPKVVFSTTLTSVQGHARLASGSVAEEIERLRAEPGEGEIAIGGATLAAEAAAAGLIDEYRAMVYPVLVGGGIPFFPRDERRVDLELVETRTYSSRVVYLRHRVTRQQA
- a CDS encoding sensor histidine kinase; this encodes MSLFWRIFALNAVVLGAATALLLWAPVTVSVPVLLTEAVILVGGLAVMLVANAALLRLGLAPLDRLTKLMTTVDLLRPGQRLPASGAGGVAELIRTFNAMLERLEQERAASSARALLAQESERRRIAQELHDEVGQSMTAILLGLKRSADDVPEPQRRELQELQEITRASLDEVRRLVRRLRPGVLDDLGLVSALTSLSEDFATHTGLLVTRRFDTDLPPLAPETELVLYRVAQESLTNVARHADAGRVTVALRRAEDGVVLTVTDDGSGIEAPREGAGIRGMRERALLVGGSLDITPAPRAGTRVQLTAPLARKQL
- the secD gene encoding protein translocase subunit SecD, producing the protein MNRSLRVRALLALAVLALSLYVAATVPVRLGLDLRGGTQIVLETRSTPTADADSAATDRTLEVLRGRIDALGVAEPTLVRSGDHRIIVELPGVQDPKKAADVLGRTAQLTFHPVLGAARDGDETSRPLPKRPGQRVLPDESGTPLRLGPALLTGEDVKEAAARFDQQGGAGWHVTVGFEGAGRDGWARLTGEAACKAPGDAARRVAIVLDDKVISSPQVDPSIACGAGIRDGATRITGSFSPEEARELSLLINGGALPVPVETVEQRTVGPTLGAQAITASAWAAVIGTALTSLFIIVVYRLLGALAALALACYGLVSYAALAALGATLTLPGLAGFVLAIGMAVDANVLVFERAREEYAARRRPSIRSALTAGFRNAFSAIADSNITTLIAAALLFFLASGPVRGFGVTLGIGVLASMFSALVISRVLAEFAASRPGVRRRPRLTGIATTGAVRERLTRRNPLLMRRPRRWLATSAAVLVLAGSGLAVRGVDLGVEFTGGRLIEYSTSSPVDPGRVRSALADAGFPRAVVQSSGDAGLTVRTDPLTDAEEGEVTGTLREVAGPADKVRDELIGPSLGEELRQGALIALAVALGAQFVYLAARFRWVLGSAAVVALVHDVVILLGVFAWLGKPVDGVFLAALLTVIGYSVNDSVVLFDRVRELDRRGSGPPFSGVVNQAILQTLPRTVNTGMGAAFMLTALAVLGGSSLTDFALALLIGLAVGTYSSVFIAAPVAIGLHARSRGGKPSPEGAAVTA
- a CDS encoding TraR/DksA family transcriptional regulator, which gives rise to MVNHQTVAESTTHLSAEELAALRENLHEQRLFRQEQLRLLGGPVTSRAEDRLRQRAAAQTEVRVKLAASARMVLTDVEAALTRMDEGAYGACHLCRRPIERERLMIVPQARYCARCQQVKEAQP
- a CDS encoding response regulator gives rise to the protein MPDTAPPAPTGSSTIRILLADDHALVRRGVRLILDQQPDLEVVAEAGDGAEAIELARTRDVDLAVLDIAMPRLTGLQAARELAAVRPGLRILMLTMHDNEQYFFQALKAGASGYVLKSVADRDLVAACRAAMRDEPFLYPGAVTALIRNYLDRARRGQEDPDQILTPREEEVLKLVAEGHSSKEIADLLFISIKTVQRHRANLLQKLGLRDRLDLTRYAIRAGLIEP